The genomic window CCGACGTCAAAGCCTTGGCGCAAAAACAGTCCGTTTGACGCCTGTAAATACCGTACCGCGTGTATCTGCGCTTTAATAGTCTAAAACTCTCACACATCTCACGGCCATTCGGCTTGCGCCTCCGGGCGTACATGTGAACAGCGTAAGATCCCAGATATCGTCGCCTTCGCTCGTCTCGGCCGTGATCATTTCCTCGATATTTGCCGGGGGCAGCGTTTCAATGTTGTCAACGATATAATGGTGGATATTTCCGTCAACGTCTGTCAGATATACGTCCGAATTGAATTTGATCCATCTGAGCGGACCGAAATGAGATTTGTAATTGTGCGCGCAGATAACAAGGTCGTCCGTTACTGCGGCTCCGCTGTATCTGCACGGAGACATGGCAAGCTTATCATAATCCCAGTCAGCAAGAACGGGAAGCTCCAAATCGAGCGAGGGTATTTCAAGCATGCCGATGTAATATTGTCCGTCTATCGTAACGATGGCGTCCGTTTTTTCCGTTTCGCCGCCGCTTTCAAGATACTCCTCCCATGAAACATCCTGCGACGCCGACGAATATATATAGGGCCGCCTTTCGGTAACTATCTGCTCAAACTTCTCCACGGCGCTTTTTGCGTATTTTTCGGCGTTCGCAGATTCAACTGCGTTATGGATTATAAGCGCGAGGGCGGCGCAAAGAAGCGCGCAGCCTATCGCAACAAATACCTTCCATCTGCGTGAAGCCTTACTTTTCATATTTATCCCTGCGTTTCATTGCTATTCCGGAGAATACGAACACAGCTCCCACTGCCGACATGAGTATCACAGGCCACCAAAGCTGACCCGTCTGCGGCAGTCCGGGCATATCCGCAAGCGGCACCGGCGGTTCGTCCAGTTCCACTTCGGGAGGCTCGTCTCCGCCCGGCCAGTCGGAAAGAGGCACGTCGTCCGGCGGTATGTCGATATCCGGCGGATTGTCCGGATTGTCCGGCGGATTGTCCGGATTGTCCGGTGGGTTATCCGGGTTGTCGGGCGGATTGTCCGGCGGGTTATCCGGCGGGTTGTCGGGCGGATTATCCGGCGGATTGTCCGGCGTCGGATTGTCATTATCCATAAGCTCGATCTGCGGATTTACCGTCCTTTTTACCTCTACCTTCGGTTTCGCCCAGATATTGTCTACAAACGTCCCCTTCTCTGCGTCGTATGTCGGCAGAGAAATAAGAAACGGGCTTATCACCTTATACGGCGATACGGCATAATTCTGCATTACAAGATATAAGCCGTACTCCTGCTTCTTAAATGAAACCTGTCCCTTTTTGTCAACTATAAGCGTCGCGTCGGGCTTTATCATCTTTGTGTTCGCCCAAAGGCCCAAGCGCCATGCGTCGCTCGCCGTTCCCGTTTTTGTGATATCGTCGGAAAGCTCAACTCCGCACTCCGCAAATTCGGGAAGTATCTCAAACGTATATCTGCCGTCCTCGGTGGGTACCCAGTTTGCCACCTTGTAAAGCGAGAAGTCGGCCTTGCCGTCTCCGGGGACGGCCGTCTTTTTATACTCCATGAATATGGTTATCGTTCCCGTAAGGATATTGCCGTCTTTATCGACAAGCTGAGGCGAAGGCAGAGCGACGTCACCGTCGCCGTCGGCCGCAAGGGCACAGACGCCTATGCACAGGATCATGCAAAGAACCGTAAATACCGCAAGTCCTCTTTTTAAATTAGTTTTCATTTTATCATACTCCCTTTTGTTTCCGTCTTCTGGAGTCAATAAATATAAGTATCAAAAGTATTATCACAAACGGCGCTTCTGCCGCCGGAATAAGCACAGCGCGGTCTATCTTAAGAGCGTCCGGCGTTACTCGGATGCTTATATTGTCTGTTCTGTGGCCGCGCACCAAAAGCCTGTGCGAATTTACGCCGTAAGGCGTACACGTCACGAGAGTGCAAAGGTCAGCTTCGGGGTCTGTCTGAAGGAGCGACACGTCGTCGGGAAGCACAACGGCTATCTGATCCGTCTCATACGTAAGCGTGTGCCCCAGCACCTCCAGAATAAATATGTCGCCTACTTCCACCTTGTCAAGGTCGGTAAGCAGCTTTGCCGACGGCAGGCCCCTGTGGCCCGAGAGCACCGAGTGAGTGCCCGTACCCCCCACGGGAAGACTTGAACCCTCGATATGCCCTATGCCGTGTTCAAGAACGTCGTCGTCAGCGCCGTGATAAAGCGGCAGCGATACGTCTATAGACGGTATCTGAAGCGTTCCGAGCACGTTGGAGCCGTTCAAGATAAGCTGCTCGTCGTAAAGAGCGTGCTCCTCGGGCGAAGGCTCGTAAAAGCGGTTTACTTTATGCTCGCTGTTATATAAAACGGCCTTATCCCAAAGCTCTTCAAGCTCGGCCTCGTCAGACCCTGCAACTATGCGCGTATACTCGGATATTCTTGAGTTGAACGAAAGCTTACTCACATAATCCGACGCCGTAGGATAGAGAAGTATGGAAATTCCTATAACGAATATGACGACAATCACAACAGTCGCCGCTCTTTTTTTCATCGTCGTAGCTCCTCTTACGCGCATTACTGTGTATATCGTTATTGCCCTGCCCTGCATGATATGCAGAGCAGAGCAAACGTGACCCGAAGTTTTATGCTTCGGGGCGCATATTTATCTGCGTGTCCGTCTTCTTTTAAGCTTTCTTTGGCTTCTTACGGTGTACCAAGCTGCCGCGCCTATCATGAGCGCCGCGCCCATGGCAAAGAAGAGTCCCGTTCCGATACCGCCGGAGGACGGAAGCTCAGCGCCCGGGTTGTTGTATACGGTGACGGTTGCGTTACGAACGTATGCAAACGAATTGTCAGAGGCTTCTGCCCATGTGTCGGGCGTTTTTGTATCATCCTTTGCGATACGTGTCACGCCGTCTTCGTCGATCTTTACGTATACCGCATTATCACCCGTAAGAATGTATCCGTCGGGCGCGTGCGTCTCCTTTATCTCATAATAGCCGAAGCCCAGGTCATCAAAGGAGATCGTTCCGCTCACGCCGGTCGTTTTTTCAACTCCCAATAAGCCGTCGGTAAGATAGCGGCCGCCTGCAAGGGTTACGTCAAGCTGATTAAGCTCGAACGTTGCTCCTTCAAGCATTGTCGTTACGTTGTTGCCGTCTACCTTCTCAACGGAAATATCGACGGTGTTTTTCTTGTTGTAGGCGGTAAGTATGCCTGACTGGAGCTTATCCTCGGTGATCTGATATAACGTAAAGCCCTCGGGCACCGTCTCCTCATCGATCGTGTAATAGCATTGCTTTCCGTTATAAGTCAGCGGAAGCGTTGTGCTGCTTTCCGAAAGAAGGCCGCTGCCTGATACCTCGAACTGCTGTGACCAGTTGTCGCCGCTCGTGAGCGTAACGGTTTTTGTGCCGCCTGTTTCCACCATATCGGCCTCAACTCCGGCAAAAGAAGGCTGATAGATCAAGTTGCTGCTTGTACCGGTATAATTGTTGTTATTGATCAGGATATATAAAACCAGATTACTCGTGACATTGTGTATCGTAAGCGTCTGCCTGCCGCCTTTTCCCGAACCGTCGTTTTGGAATTGTACTCCGTCGGGAGACCATGAGGTTTCATATGTTGCTGACCCAAGTCCGCTAATAGTAAAAGGCTGCTCCGTCGTCCACTGGTTCCAATCCCATTGAATAGTAACGTCTCCGGCGCCCGTTGCGCTCCTGTCTGCAATGGCTGTCCACGAGGGTAAAGGCCAGGAATTAGTGCCGCCGTTTCCGTTTCCTACGCAGCGGAAATAAAACGATACCGTATGCTGCGAGGTGTCTTCCTGCACCCACTGTTTAAGCGTAAGGTCGATCGTACCTTCATGCTCGGTCGCATTTCCGAAGAAATCGAGCCACTGCTTGCGCACGGTCAGCTGACCTGATGTGACAATGGGGCTGTTTTCAACTGTAAAGGTAGCCCTGTTGCTGTTCCATTCAACTTCCGAAGGTTTTGAAATATTCGTGATCTCGCCGTCAACTACGTCGAACGTTATATCCCCTATGGCCTCATATCCGGCGGGCGGCGTCTCGTGGAGCGTATAGCTGCCGTCGGCAAGATTCTTAAACTCATACGTTGCGGTATCCGTTTCACCGGCGGCGGGCTTCGTAACTGGGTCATCCGTCACAGCAACGCCGTTTGCGTCCGCGGTCCTCGTCAGTGTGAACGTCGCACCGGAAAGCGGCATGCCGCTGTCGTCTGTCTTCTTTACTGTCACGTTTGCGGAATGGATCTTATTTGTAAACGTGATATAGTTGTCCCTGTTCGTAACGATCTCACCCGTTATCAGCATCTCGTCAAGCTCTTCATCCGTAGCCCAGGAGCCGCTTTCAACAGTGTCACCGTCACGTATTTCCTTTCGGATGCTCACGAGATCATAGCCCTGCTGCGTTTGCTCTGTAATGGAATACTGCGTTTCAACAGGTACGTTCGCGATGCTGAGTACCTGATCCTGCGAGATCGAAAGCGATGCGTGAACATAGTTGTCACTGTCACGCGTCATTTCGTTGCCGGCAAGCCAGAACGTTACCGGCTCCGAATCCGCAGTACGCCAAGCCGTGATCTGCACGGCTTCTGCAGTCTCCGCAAAGTCTCCGTCGCAAGTCGCCCTATAGAACGGGCCGTTCTCGTCGCGCAATGTGACAGATCCCGTACCGTTCGGCTCCGCCTGATAGTAATGGTATGGATCATCGGCGTCATGGTAGTAAAGACCGTCTATACCGTACCACGGAACATGGTCGCCTGCCACGGTAAACGGACCGGGCTGCGTATCGTTTTCAAGCACGATATCATACACAAACTTTGTATCGTCATCCTCAACGGGCGTCCTTCCGTCCTTACCTACTACCTTCTTTGCAAGATGCATATATCCGCGAAGGGTGTTCTCTATTTTCAAAGAGGACAGATTGACGCCGGCGGCGGTCATCGAGTCTATATCGGCGGTCATGTTGACTTTATCGATATTGCTAAGCTCAACGCTTCTTAAAACGCCGTCTACAAGCATGGGATGATAAACGGGAGCGGTGAAGTCAAAATGATATGTGAGACCGTCTTCTTTTATCGTATAGTCATGGCCTTCATCGAGAATATAATATCTCGTGCCGTCGTACATGCCGGAAGGATATTTGCTCTTGTCAAATCCGTCGGCGTCCATTCTGTCTTCGCTCAGCATAAGACCGGTCGCAATGGAGAAGTCGGTCGTCCAGCGCATGCCCACCTCGCATTCATTGCCGTTATATATAACGGTTTGCACGCTGGGAAGCTGCCACACGTACTTGCTGCCGTCCCAGCCAAGGGTTACATGCGTATATTTATTAGCCTCGTCATCCGCAGCGGTAGTGGGGTCGTCGTCCTTAAGTATATCGAATCCCAGCGTGAACTGCTTGGGTGTGCCGTCCTGATTATAGAGATACTGCGCAAGAACGCTGGGGTCTCTCTCTACGTTCCACACCTTCTCTATACTCGAATCAGCCGCTTCAAGCTTCATGGGGTCGGGCTGATCAAGGTCTTTATAGTAGGGCCCCTGTGTAGTTGTAGACGTTTGGTCATTATTCGTAACTATCTCGGTAACGGTATAATGAAGCTTCTGCTCAGTATTTGTAAGTACGGCATATAAACCGCTGTCAGGATAATATACGATGGAAGGATATCCGTCAACGCCGCCTATTTCATATCCCTTTGTATCTGTGAGATCCTGATATGTAGAAAGACCCGTGTTCCATTCGTAGCCGGGGATCCCGTTATTAAGTCCTGCTACATAGTCGTATGCCTTCTGATCCGGCCATACGATGAAGCTTACGGAATATGTGCAGCCGTCCATCAAAAATCCTACGGGAGCAAGATCCCATGTAAGTCCGCGGGTATGATCGGCGGTGTTTTCGCTGTCCACATCGGCAAGCGCCATTTTATATGTCTGGCCTTCCACGGTCGTTACGGAGTATACGGTCTTGCCTCCCACGGTAGAAGCCGTTGCGGTATAATTCTTCGTGGAGGAAGCCGGAACATTGAACGTTACGGTAGGATTGCTTATATCCCCTTCCGCCGTGACTGTGTACAGCAAGGTATCCGAGCTGTCCGTTACCTTGTAAACATATCCGCTTGTTTCTCCCTCAACAATAGTCGTTGCCATGGCGTCAGTCGTCATCGTATCGGTGATGCTGACATTGGTGTGACCTACTGCGTCGCTGATCTCATAAAAGATGTCGTTGAACGCTTTTCTCAGATCGTCCATGGTCTTGGCGTCGATAAAGTTGCGCGTCTTAGCCTCCGATTCGCTTCCGTTATGATTTACGCCTGTATATGCATAGTTGGATAAATACCAGGAGTACAGCGCATTCTCAGACTGACGGTATGTGAAAATGTTATAGAATTTAACGCCGTTGTCTACAAGATCTTTTGCTTCATCCTTG from Clostridia bacterium includes these protein-coding regions:
- a CDS encoding sortase, with product MKSKASRRWKVFVAIGCALLCAALALIIHNAVESANAEKYAKSAVEKFEQIVTERRPYIYSSASQDVSWEEYLESGGETEKTDAIVTIDGQYYIGMLEIPSLDLELPVLADWDYDKLAMSPCRYSGAAVTDDLVICAHNYKSHFGPLRWIKFNSDVYLTDVDGNIHHYIVDNIETLPPANIEEMITAETSEGDDIWDLTLFTCTPGGASRMAVRCVRVLDY
- a CDS encoding class C sortase, whose amino-acid sequence is MKKRAATVVIVVIFVIGISILLYPTASDYVSKLSFNSRISEYTRIVAGSDEAELEELWDKAVLYNSEHKVNRFYEPSPEEHALYDEQLILNGSNVLGTLQIPSIDVSLPLYHGADDDVLEHGIGHIEGSSLPVGGTGTHSVLSGHRGLPSAKLLTDLDKVEVGDIFILEVLGHTLTYETDQIAVVLPDDVSLLQTDPEADLCTLVTCTPYGVNSHRLLVRGHRTDNISIRVTPDALKIDRAVLIPAAEAPFVIILLILIFIDSRRRKQKGV
- a CDS encoding LPXTG cell wall anchor domain-containing protein, which encodes SEELTEEQINEIRAQTVKAGDWALITLKPFISEETLTVTMKNGDSFTINVTDSQIKKTVITASGEKYEITLTYGPDAEIPEGADLSVREILDTQDSESGENGEYTEYLAKSADKLNHSEDEVKYARYFDISIVDAEGNEVHPASAVEVRITLADREASERPVVLHFDSDKDDTVVMRSNDNGETLRFTTTGFSVYGVVVVEAEEGVFEFRGEGYTVRVSYTEEAEIPIGTLLEVSEIEFGSDEYLKRLGQAWSEVNKEYLEAKKTGGNPSVPLVNLNTAVFFNITLTYNGEEIEPKVPVQVEIDYDNGLYAGGATEFGVAHYKAENEIELIEDVETVVEDDKVLSYTYEQGSFSDVGTYAAREMQPMPMQANLAPGPDDAGGGRLLETAGLSDATLEEIVRSASDSSGLLRAAGDTEEPYTNDNSGVVRPEAEKLLEANEDENHVKDGTYTLTLSVTGHSQITHTIETQKSNVLFVMDRSSSMITNLVDTETETFWYYGTWQSGETAFRGDIGPDSGYTFYGVIDGEYVELNTSYTYWNGNYQQTVGGWGWDNYHLYYEDGNNGFVEYPIGSPLYVKSSKTRMVAEQEALSTIFSQLMDLNDESGEDADVVEISLISFGDERFDKKSWSSETELGSQWQSGRDPTTLNAVASSNRYTSGTNWEDALQYAKEIITAKKTADEANGNTGEDYYVVFLTDGEPTAVHGESGGAYHRDSDGLGGGCIAAYEEAKDEAKDLVDNGVKFYNIFTYRQSENALYSWYLSNYAYTGVNHNGSESEAKTRNFIDAKTMDDLRKAFNDIFYEISDAVGHTNVSITDTMTTDAMATTIVEGETSGYVYKVTDSSDTLLYTVTAEGDISNPTVTFNVPASSTKNYTATASTVGGKTVYSVTTVEGQTYKMALADVDSENTADHTRGLTWDLAPVGFLMDGCTYSVSFIVWPDQKAYDYVAGLNNGIPGYEWNTGLSTYQDLTDTKGYEIGGVDGYPSIVYYPDSGLYAVLTNTEQKLHYTVTEIVTNNDQTSTTTQGPYYKDLDQPDPMKLEAADSSIEKVWNVERDPSVLAQYLYNQDGTPKQFTLGFDILKDDDPTTAADDEANKYTHVTLGWDGSKYVWQLPSVQTVIYNGNECEVGMRWTTDFSIATGLMLSEDRMDADGFDKSKYPSGMYDGTRYYILDEGHDYTIKEDGLTYHFDFTAPVYHPMLVDGVLRSVELSNIDKVNMTADIDSMTAAGVNLSSLKIENTLRGYMHLAKKVVGKDGRTPVEDDDTKFVYDIVLENDTQPGPFTVAGDHVPWYGIDGLYYHDADDPYHYYQAEPNGTGSVTLRDENGPFYRATCDGDFAETAEAVQITAWRTADSEPVTFWLAGNEMTRDSDNYVHASLSISQDQVLSIANVPVETQYSITEQTQQGYDLVSIRKEIRDGDTVESGSWATDEELDEMLITGEIVTNRDNYITFTNKIHSANVTVKKTDDSGMPLSGATFTLTRTADANGVAVTDDPVTKPAAGETDTATYEFKNLADGSYTLHETPPAGYEAIGDITFDVVDGEITNISKPSEVEWNSNRATFTVENSPIVTSGQLTVRKQWLDFFGNATEHEGTIDLTLKQWVQEDTSQHTVSFYFRCVGNGNGGTNSWPLPSWTAIADRSATGAGDVTIQWDWNQWTTEQPFTISGLGSATYETSWSPDGVQFQNDGSGKGGRQTLTIHNVTSNLVLYILINNNNYTGTSSNLIYQPSFAGVEADMVETGGTKTVTLTSGDNWSQQFEVSGSGLLSESSTTLPLTYNGKQCYYTIDEETVPEGFTLYQITEDKLQSGILTAYNKKNTVDISVEKVDGNNVTTMLEGATFELNQLDVTLAGGRYLTDGLLGVEKTTGVSGTISFDDLGFGYYEIKETHAPDGYILTGDNAVYVKIDEDGVTRIAKDDTKTPDTWAEASDNSFAYVRNATVTVYNNPGAELPSSGGIGTGLFFAMGAALMIGAAAWYTVRSQRKLKRRRTRR